One segment of Arthrobacter sp. MMS18-M83 DNA contains the following:
- a CDS encoding response regulator: MVEDNEVNQLVARATVTKFGYAVDVVSDGAAAVAATSRTSYDAVLMDCHMPVMDGFDATRIIRNRDGMRNIVPIIAMTAGALDGDRERCLAAGMDDYLSKPVDAAELEATLAHWVPEFPIQAAQALPPQPLALTGGRPPALDPARLAILRDLGPDDGLGLLPAATEAFRKDVPSRLAALRAAVNDGGPALAQAAHALKGSAANIGATVVEALCGQLEEMGATGKPGGGPQLVSQVEAELVQVNAELDTALEAAP; this comes from the coding sequence GTGGTGGAGGACAACGAAGTCAACCAGCTGGTGGCCCGGGCAACAGTGACCAAGTTCGGATACGCGGTGGACGTGGTGTCCGACGGCGCCGCAGCCGTGGCCGCCACCTCAAGGACAAGCTACGACGCCGTCCTGATGGACTGCCACATGCCGGTGATGGACGGATTCGACGCCACCCGGATCATCCGCAACCGGGATGGAATGCGCAACATCGTTCCCATCATTGCCATGACCGCCGGTGCCCTGGACGGGGACCGGGAACGCTGCCTGGCCGCAGGCATGGACGACTACCTTTCCAAGCCTGTGGATGCCGCGGAACTGGAGGCCACCCTTGCCCACTGGGTCCCGGAATTCCCGATCCAGGCTGCGCAGGCGTTGCCGCCGCAACCTTTGGCGCTCACGGGCGGGCGTCCCCCGGCGTTGGATCCGGCCCGGCTGGCCATCCTGCGCGACCTCGGCCCCGACGATGGCCTGGGCCTGCTGCCAGCTGCCACGGAGGCGTTCCGGAAGGATGTACCTTCCCGGCTCGCCGCACTGCGCGCTGCCGTGAACGACGGCGGACCGGCCCTGGCACAGGCCGCGCACGCCCTGAAGGGTTCCGCGGCCAATATCGGGGCCACGGTCGTCGAAGCCCTGTGCGGCCAACTTGAGGAAATGGGAGCGACGGGAAAGCCCGGCGGCGGCCCCCAACTGGTCAGCCAGGTGGAGGCGGAACTCGTTCAGGTAAATGCTGAACTGGACACCGCGCTGGAAGCGGCACCATGA
- a CDS encoding PIG-L deacetylase family protein translates to MEQVWGDRFLSGQRVLVIAPHADDESYGCAGTIARIKSLGGEAYVLLGSPGGVDHYGPAGHGEMMHRVSAQTRLREFAAVMELLKVDDWEVMYTGESMHLALDTVPRKDLVRLIERDARLAVENVQPTMLFIPSMSYNQDHEALFRACMTAARPGLRSERHFIPFVLGYDNTSLFWAPEPNGSTRACTSMSAIS, encoded by the coding sequence ATGGAGCAGGTTTGGGGGGACAGGTTTTTATCCGGGCAGCGTGTGCTGGTCATCGCACCGCATGCCGATGACGAGAGCTACGGCTGTGCCGGAACGATCGCGAGAATCAAGTCCCTGGGCGGTGAAGCCTATGTGCTGCTGGGGTCCCCGGGCGGCGTTGATCATTATGGCCCGGCGGGTCACGGCGAGATGATGCACCGTGTCAGCGCGCAGACACGGCTGCGGGAATTCGCCGCGGTAATGGAACTGTTGAAGGTCGATGACTGGGAAGTGATGTACACCGGGGAATCGATGCACCTGGCCCTTGACACCGTTCCCCGCAAGGACCTGGTCAGGCTGATCGAACGTGATGCCCGTCTGGCGGTGGAGAATGTCCAGCCCACGATGCTGTTCATTCCTTCCATGAGTTACAACCAGGATCATGAGGCCCTGTTCCGTGCCTGCATGACCGCGGCCCGTCCCGGGCTGCGGTCCGAACGCCATTTCATCCCCTTCGTGCTCGGCTACGACAACACCAGCCTGTTCTGGGCCCCAGAGCCGAACGGTTCCACCCGAGCCTGTACATCGATGTCAGCGATTTCCTGA
- a CDS encoding helix-turn-helix domain-containing protein, whose product MTARPEGSGAAEAAAEQWLTPKDICSQLQIPEQTFYQWRAKHVGPRAYRIGRHLRISQSDFNSWLSSHLEE is encoded by the coding sequence ATGACTGCTAGACCAGAAGGCAGCGGTGCGGCGGAAGCTGCAGCGGAACAATGGCTGACCCCGAAAGACATCTGCAGCCAATTACAGATTCCCGAGCAGACGTTCTATCAATGGCGCGCGAAGCACGTCGGCCCCCGCGCCTACCGAATCGGCCGTCATCTCCGGATCAGCCAGAGCGACTTCAACTCGTGGTTGTCCTCACACTTGGAAGAATAG
- a CDS encoding GntR family transcriptional regulator: MIITLSTTGGTPAEQIHDQIRGLITTRVLAANERLPPVRRLAADLRAAPGHNSQETAP, from the coding sequence ATGATCATCACCCTTTCCACGACCGGCGGAACGCCGGCAGAACAGATACACGACCAGATCCGGGGCCTCATCACCACCAGGGTACTCGCCGCAAACGAACGCCTCCCACCGGTCCGACGGCTCGCCGCGGATCTCCGGGCCGCCCCTGGACACAACAGCCAAGAAACTGCGCCATGA
- a CDS encoding MIP/aquaporin family protein encodes MIRAFSQPGNGSRRLFGEFLGTYLLVLAAAGADVVNTATHGGLGHTAMVMTPALMIIAVVLFIGPISGAHLNPVVTLAFALRRDFPWPRVPGYVLVQAAGAMLASATLLAVFGHYGKDGMTVPGPEFSDYQAFTVEVLLTAGLVSTVLAVASGAQNVGALSAFGIAAYIVMAGLWAGPVSGASMNPIRSFAPDLITGDFSRFWIYATGPVAGSLLAVAIARVLRGRGGEAAAERAAQGTLRG; translated from the coding sequence ATGATTCGGGCCTTCAGCCAACCCGGCAACGGATCACGGCGCCTTTTCGGTGAGTTCCTCGGGACCTACCTTCTGGTGTTGGCCGCGGCCGGTGCCGACGTGGTAAACACCGCGACACACGGAGGGCTCGGGCACACAGCCATGGTGATGACGCCGGCGCTGATGATCATCGCCGTCGTTCTCTTCATCGGCCCCATTTCCGGGGCTCATCTGAACCCCGTCGTGACCCTGGCGTTCGCGCTGCGTCGGGACTTTCCCTGGCCACGAGTCCCTGGCTATGTGCTCGTCCAGGCTGCCGGAGCGATGCTCGCCTCAGCGACGCTCCTGGCCGTGTTTGGCCACTACGGCAAGGACGGGATGACCGTTCCCGGCCCGGAATTCTCCGACTACCAGGCATTCACCGTGGAAGTCCTGCTGACCGCGGGGCTCGTCAGCACCGTTCTCGCCGTCGCCTCCGGAGCGCAGAACGTGGGCGCCCTGTCGGCGTTCGGAATCGCCGCGTACATTGTCATGGCCGGCCTGTGGGCAGGCCCCGTGAGCGGCGCGTCAATGAACCCGATCAGGTCGTTTGCTCCTGACCTGATCACTGGAGATTTCAGCCGGTTCTGGATCTATGCCACCGGCCCGGTCGCAGGCTCCCTCCTCGCAGTGGCCATAGCGCGGGTCCTGCGGGGCCGGGGCGGGGAGGCCGCAGCCGAAAGGGCCGCCCAGGGGACCCTCCGCGGCTGA
- a CDS encoding phosphatidylserine decarboxylase family protein, whose translation MTINASSDRVRRLGGWLPERQDDLEEWIAGHRERAEARGEDALLHPVIVEFKELIASDPVVRLYMTEMIEQVPTSKPYRKRHLTSVDQMLLLINEVLTTAPEFSEGGMVTTPLTAILDWTMGTKAGFAAHRDPRIVAMFRKILDAWCVFLTSEDSLYVLNDSPSGWMSQKARQVVGMDDYQHDALAEHWGFTSWNDFFARRLTSTSRPVAAPEDDKVIVSACESTPYKISSHVQRQSRFWVKNQPYSLDDLLARDESVDHFVGGTVYQAFLSALNYHRWHAPVAGTIVRAYLKDGTYFSEAESEGANAVEATLSQSYLAHLAARAIILIQADDPVIGLMAVIPVGMVEVSSCVIAPEIVPGHHVNKGDDLGCFQFGGSTECLVFRPGVIDQFALTAIPQPQDPNAPLVRVRSKLATVRSEENA comes from the coding sequence ATGACAATCAACGCTTCATCCGACCGTGTCCGACGACTGGGTGGCTGGCTGCCCGAGCGACAAGACGACCTTGAGGAATGGATTGCCGGTCACCGGGAACGGGCGGAGGCCCGGGGAGAAGATGCTCTTCTGCATCCTGTGATCGTGGAATTCAAGGAACTGATCGCGAGCGATCCGGTTGTCCGCCTCTACATGACGGAGATGATCGAGCAGGTTCCGACGTCGAAGCCCTACCGCAAACGGCACCTCACGAGCGTTGACCAGATGCTTCTACTGATCAACGAGGTCCTGACGACTGCACCCGAGTTCAGCGAAGGCGGCATGGTCACCACGCCGTTGACGGCGATCCTCGATTGGACCATGGGAACCAAGGCCGGGTTCGCGGCCCACCGCGACCCGCGGATCGTCGCCATGTTCCGCAAGATCCTGGACGCCTGGTGCGTGTTCCTGACCAGCGAGGACTCGCTGTATGTGCTTAATGACTCGCCGTCCGGGTGGATGTCGCAGAAGGCGCGGCAGGTTGTCGGGATGGACGATTACCAACACGACGCCCTCGCCGAGCACTGGGGCTTCACGTCGTGGAACGACTTCTTCGCCCGCCGGCTCACATCGACCTCCAGGCCAGTCGCTGCACCCGAAGACGACAAGGTCATTGTCAGCGCCTGCGAGTCGACCCCGTACAAGATAAGCTCCCACGTTCAACGCCAGAGCCGGTTCTGGGTCAAGAACCAGCCCTACTCGCTCGATGACCTGCTCGCCCGCGACGAGTCGGTGGATCATTTTGTCGGCGGAACGGTGTACCAGGCGTTCCTGAGCGCGCTGAACTATCACCGCTGGCACGCTCCCGTCGCCGGAACGATCGTGCGGGCGTACCTCAAGGACGGCACCTACTTCTCCGAGGCGGAGTCAGAGGGGGCCAACGCCGTCGAGGCAACCCTCTCGCAGTCATATCTGGCCCATCTCGCGGCCCGCGCGATCATCCTGATCCAGGCCGACGACCCCGTCATCGGTCTCATGGCGGTGATCCCGGTGGGCATGGTCGAGGTCTCGTCCTGCGTCATCGCTCCGGAGATCGTCCCGGGCCACCATGTGAACAAGGGCGACGATCTGGGGTGCTTCCAGTTCGGCGGCTCGACGGAGTGCCTCGTCTTCCGGCCCGGTGTCATCGACCAGTTCGCGCTCACCGCTATCCCCCAACCGCAGGATCCGAACGCACCGCTCGTGCGAGTCCGGTCGAAGCTGGCGACCGTTAGATCTGAGGAGAACGCATGA
- a CDS encoding patatin-like phospholipase family protein: MISTERSLVLAGGGVAGIAWQAGFLLGHQDAGLVRRLLTHSTTLLGTSAGSTVAAQIATGNTLQQLLDRQVTAMTAELNAAIDLAQPSPGKRIPHPRSSACCRGGSAGLSSIDMPASQPRRIACAGRSRP; encoded by the coding sequence ATGATTTCAACGGAGCGCTCCCTTGTACTCGCCGGAGGCGGAGTGGCGGGAATCGCCTGGCAGGCCGGTTTCCTCCTCGGCCACCAGGATGCCGGCCTGGTGCGGCGTCTCCTGACCCACTCGACGACTTTGCTCGGGACGTCTGCAGGGTCAACGGTCGCAGCCCAGATCGCTACCGGAAATACTCTCCAACAACTTTTAGACCGGCAGGTCACAGCGATGACCGCAGAGCTGAACGCCGCGATCGACCTGGCGCAGCCCTCGCCCGGGAAGCGGATACCCCACCCGCGTTCATCCGCATGCTGCCGCGGCGGGTCGGCTGGGCTGTCCTCGATTGACATGCCTGCAAGTCAACCACGGCGCATTGCCTGTGCTGGCCGTTCCCGGCCATGA
- a CDS encoding glucose 1-dehydrogenase gives MLLKDKTVIVTGGNSGIGEAIVLAAAAAGANIVIDYVAHPEETSSLIARVQAAGGKAVGLEADISSVAGLQALVQKAVEAFGGLDVLVNNAGIETRTSVLETSEEQYQKVLDINLKSAFFGTQLAAKQFILQGHGGVILNISSVHEDWPMPGNTAYCVAKGGMRMLTRTAGVELGQHGIRVLNLCPGAVETPINASTMADAGKLKSLDAAIPLGRMAKPEEIARMAVVLASDTSAYMTSTSVFVDGGIMQGSVGL, from the coding sequence ATGCTGCTAAAGGACAAGACAGTCATCGTGACGGGCGGCAACAGTGGAATCGGTGAGGCGATCGTGCTCGCCGCCGCGGCTGCGGGCGCCAACATTGTCATCGACTACGTGGCGCATCCCGAGGAGACCTCATCCCTGATCGCCCGCGTCCAGGCGGCCGGCGGGAAGGCCGTCGGACTGGAAGCGGACATCAGCTCGGTTGCGGGTCTGCAGGCGCTCGTGCAAAAGGCCGTCGAGGCCTTCGGTGGCTTGGATGTGCTCGTCAACAACGCGGGGATCGAAACCCGGACCTCTGTGCTGGAGACCTCGGAAGAGCAATACCAGAAAGTACTCGACATCAACCTCAAAAGCGCGTTCTTCGGCACCCAGCTGGCGGCGAAACAATTCATCCTCCAAGGCCACGGCGGCGTGATCTTGAATATTTCCTCCGTCCACGAGGATTGGCCGATGCCCGGCAATACCGCCTATTGCGTAGCCAAGGGCGGGATGCGGATGCTCACGCGCACGGCCGGCGTCGAACTTGGCCAGCACGGTATCCGCGTCCTCAACCTGTGCCCTGGCGCGGTGGAGACACCCATCAATGCCTCCACCATGGCCGACGCCGGGAAGCTGAAGTCCCTGGATGCTGCCATCCCTCTCGGACGCATGGCAAAGCCGGAGGAAATCGCCCGCATGGCCGTCGTGCTTGCCTCCGACACCTCCGCCTATATGACCTCCACCTCGGTCTTCGTCGATGGCGGCATCATGCAGGGAAGCGTCGGCCTGTGA
- a CDS encoding Dyp-type peroxidase: MTAPGTDRISGPGHSFGRRSFLIGAGAGTAVTATGLNAANHRTDGAPVQAGSRVVDFRGANQAGIYRPAVQQAQACFASFKVLVRGRSELKGLLQILTVKGSQLAIGRAAGALPANSGVLGEDVPADSFTMTVGLAGSVFDNPSFGLAHQKPVGLTSMKVFRNDILDPAWTGGDLILQLCADSTDMIHYALRDIARATRGLMQLQWKINGFHSAPRPAGSPRNLFGYKDGIVNPAPEESLVWLTKDSGQPDWAVGGTFLVVRLIRMRVELWDRVGLRKQDNMIGRHRATGAPLGAANETDTPDYANDPKGRIIPLDAHIRLANPRTKDTDRSRFLRRGYNYDLGLDPDGNLHSGLIFAAYQQNIQHQFEATQIRLINEPLTDYVQPFGGGYFIALPGVTSPDGHLGATLFT; encoded by the coding sequence TTGACTGCCCCGGGAACTGACCGGATCAGCGGCCCGGGGCACAGTTTCGGGAGGCGTTCCTTCCTCATTGGTGCAGGTGCGGGGACCGCTGTGACCGCCACGGGGTTGAACGCGGCAAACCACCGCACGGACGGTGCCCCGGTTCAGGCTGGGTCACGCGTCGTGGACTTCCGCGGCGCCAACCAGGCAGGTATTTACCGGCCCGCCGTCCAACAGGCCCAGGCCTGCTTCGCCTCTTTCAAGGTCCTGGTACGGGGCCGGAGCGAGCTGAAGGGCCTGCTTCAGATCCTCACCGTCAAAGGCTCCCAACTGGCCATCGGACGGGCCGCCGGCGCACTGCCAGCCAACTCCGGTGTCTTGGGAGAGGATGTCCCGGCAGATTCATTCACCATGACCGTCGGTCTGGCCGGCAGTGTCTTCGACAACCCATCTTTCGGTCTGGCCCATCAGAAGCCCGTGGGCCTGACCTCGATGAAAGTCTTCCGCAACGACATCCTGGACCCCGCGTGGACTGGCGGAGATCTGATCCTGCAGCTCTGCGCCGACTCAACCGACATGATCCATTACGCGCTACGGGACATCGCCAGAGCCACTCGGGGGCTGATGCAGTTGCAATGGAAAATCAACGGCTTCCATTCCGCGCCCCGCCCCGCTGGCAGCCCGCGGAACCTCTTCGGATACAAGGACGGGATCGTCAACCCTGCTCCGGAGGAATCCCTGGTCTGGCTCACCAAGGACTCAGGCCAACCCGACTGGGCCGTGGGCGGGACCTTTCTGGTCGTACGTCTGATCCGCATGCGCGTCGAACTCTGGGACCGTGTCGGACTGCGCAAACAGGACAACATGATCGGCAGGCACCGCGCCACCGGCGCGCCCCTGGGCGCCGCCAACGAGACCGACACCCCCGACTACGCCAACGACCCGAAAGGCCGAATAATACCCCTGGACGCGCACATCCGCCTCGCCAACCCTCGCACCAAAGACACCGACCGGTCACGGTTCCTGCGCCGCGGTTACAACTACGACCTTGGCCTGGACCCCGACGGGAACCTCCATTCGGGTCTGATTTTTGCCGCCTATCAACAGAACATCCAGCACCAGTTTGAAGCCACCCAGATAAGACTGATCAACGAACCCCTGACGGACTATGTCCAGCCCTTCGGCGGCGGGTACTTCATCGCGCTGCCCGGCGTCACTAGCCCGGACGGCCATCTCGGCGCAACTCTTTTCACCTAG
- a CDS encoding YncE family protein: MRNFPFPRAGTPRLLRLGATGQVVLLFMLILGGAQLAIRGPLTTILAASTQKAYVANGASDTVSVIDVATNTVVATIATDPYPVGIAASPDGAHVYTANNVGDSISVIDTGTALVSQTISLPVGTGPFGVAVSPDNQRLYVAGYGPVAGGTGAAAPPFYRSDADMRSEAYATTAQNTVFVIDTASGTVTNTVLVGTNPHSLVVSPDGANLYVTNTVDRTVSVVSTATLGAVATIPVQADPYGIAITPNGSTVYVANDADSTASVIDTSTNSVVATVPIGTAPYGVVVNRAGTLAYITNAVDHTISVIDTGTNSVVGTVPVAGIEPYGISITSDGRYVYSTLCEDGKISVTDTATNTVVATVMVGAGPQDVVIPPAR, translated from the coding sequence ATGCGCAACTTTCCCTTCCCGCGTGCCGGTACGCCCCGATTGCTGCGCCTCGGGGCTACCGGCCAAGTAGTACTGCTCTTTATGCTGATTCTGGGCGGAGCCCAGCTGGCCATCCGGGGCCCGCTGACCACTATTCTTGCCGCTTCGACGCAGAAGGCCTACGTCGCCAATGGCGCCAGCGACACGGTCTCGGTCATCGACGTCGCTACCAACACCGTGGTGGCGACGATCGCTACGGATCCCTACCCGGTAGGGATCGCTGCGTCGCCCGACGGCGCGCATGTCTACACTGCGAACAACGTGGGCGATTCGATCTCGGTCATCGACACCGGCACGGCTCTGGTCTCCCAGACCATTTCACTGCCGGTTGGCACCGGTCCTTTCGGCGTCGCCGTCTCACCGGACAACCAGCGCCTTTACGTCGCCGGCTACGGACCCGTGGCCGGGGGAACGGGCGCGGCAGCGCCCCCGTTTTACCGCAGCGACGCCGATATGCGCAGCGAGGCGTATGCGACGACGGCGCAGAACACTGTCTTCGTCATCGACACGGCGTCAGGCACGGTGACGAATACGGTCCTGGTGGGCACCAACCCGCACAGCCTTGTTGTCAGCCCGGACGGGGCAAACCTCTACGTGACAAACACCGTCGACCGCACCGTCTCGGTGGTCAGCACAGCCACCCTTGGAGCCGTTGCGACCATCCCCGTGCAGGCAGATCCCTACGGCATCGCGATCACACCGAACGGGTCCACCGTCTACGTGGCCAACGACGCGGACAGCACCGCCTCGGTGATCGACACCAGTACCAACTCGGTCGTGGCGACCGTCCCGATCGGAACTGCACCGTACGGCGTCGTGGTTAATCGCGCGGGGACTCTGGCGTACATCACGAACGCGGTGGACCACACCATCTCGGTCATCGATACCGGGACAAACTCGGTCGTGGGAACAGTGCCGGTTGCCGGCATCGAGCCATACGGGATCTCGATCACCAGCGACGGTCGCTACGTTTACTCCACCCTGTGCGAGGACGGCAAGATCTCCGTCACCGACACTGCCACCAACACCGTCGTAGCCACAGTCATGGTCGGCGCCGGTCCCCAGGATGTCGTGATTCCTCCCGCGCGGTGA
- a CDS encoding GGDEF domain-containing protein, which translates to MKVLVADDDPGSLLVARAAVERSGHDCLTATDGDEAWALYLERQPDVVVTDWMMPGLNGLALCRAIRALEGDRYTYIVLLTSQGSRDDVLAGLEAGADDYVTKPLDPFVMHARLLVALRVTTLHADLAHYRKVLSRQARTDPLTGLHNRLKLSEDLEQLHARSQRYTEEYCVAMCDVDNFKSYNDIYGHQAGDVALRSVADALAAAARSSDGLYRYGGEEFLLVLPNQSQPGAKAFMERALDTVRELKIAHSGDPTGHLTLSAGISAFTDGHRADADTLLGEADKALYAAKAAGRNRVELAL; encoded by the coding sequence ATGAAGGTCCTGGTAGCAGATGACGATCCGGGCTCGCTCCTGGTGGCCAGGGCCGCCGTCGAGCGTTCCGGTCACGACTGCCTGACAGCGACGGACGGCGACGAGGCGTGGGCGCTGTACCTGGAACGGCAGCCGGACGTGGTGGTCACGGACTGGATGATGCCCGGCCTGAATGGGCTGGCGCTGTGCCGGGCCATCCGGGCGCTGGAGGGGGATCGGTACACGTACATCGTGCTGCTGACCTCGCAGGGGTCCCGGGACGACGTGCTGGCCGGGCTTGAGGCCGGAGCGGACGACTACGTCACCAAGCCACTTGACCCGTTCGTCATGCATGCGCGGCTGCTGGTGGCACTGCGGGTGACCACGCTGCACGCCGATCTGGCGCACTACCGGAAAGTGCTGTCGCGGCAGGCGCGGACCGATCCGCTCACCGGCCTGCACAACCGGCTCAAGCTCTCTGAAGACCTCGAGCAGCTGCACGCCCGCAGCCAGCGCTATACCGAGGAATACTGCGTGGCCATGTGCGATGTGGACAACTTCAAAAGCTACAACGACATCTACGGCCATCAGGCGGGCGACGTGGCGCTGCGGTCCGTAGCGGATGCACTGGCCGCCGCGGCACGCAGCAGCGACGGCCTGTACCGGTACGGCGGCGAGGAGTTCCTGCTGGTTTTGCCCAACCAGTCGCAGCCAGGCGCCAAGGCGTTTATGGAACGCGCACTGGACACGGTCCGGGAGCTGAAAATAGCCCATTCCGGGGATCCGACGGGGCACCTCACGCTCAGTGCCGGGATCTCGGCGTTCACCGACGGGCACAGGGCCGACGCCGACACCCTGTTGGGTGAGGCCGATAAGGCCCTCTACGCCGCCAAGGCGGCCGGGCGGAACAGGGTGGAACTGGCACTGTAA
- a CDS encoding GMC family oxidoreductase encodes MNTHSSDAGDAYDVVVIGSGPGGGSLAGRLAQTGKRILLLERGDYLKRERANWDSREVFAKGRYTVAETFYDRAGKPFHPGLHYYVGGNSKVYGAALFRLTPADFGQIRHHGGISPAWPISYAELEPYYVQAEHQFMVHGRHGEDPFAGASSHDYAHAPVKHEKRIQELSDGLEKLGLHPFHLPLGINLDQNPDGTATVGSACIRCDRVDGFPCLLGAKSDAETAAVNPALASHPNLTLITRATVQRLITDESGRTVTAVQTTMEDGSSRTFAGDIVVLSAGSILSSVLLLQSANDRHPRGLGNSSDVVGRHYMRHNNVGLMAVSKEPNPTVFQKTLALNDFYGPSAEWEYPMGNIQMLGKSDDWQIKAEAPKPFGLGPTSAFGAVASHALDFWLAAEDLPLPESRVTLQADGSVRLALQPENNTEGVNRLRKTFDGVLNRLDARSTSFARSIYPHKDMDITATAHQAGTVRFGTDPTAAALDLDCKAYDLDNLYVVDGSFMPSIGAVNPTLTIIANALRVADRIAERIL; translated from the coding sequence GTGAACACGCACTCCAGCGACGCGGGGGACGCGTACGACGTCGTAGTCATCGGCAGCGGTCCCGGCGGCGGAAGCCTGGCCGGCAGGTTGGCCCAGACCGGCAAGCGGATCCTGCTTCTGGAACGCGGGGACTACCTCAAACGCGAGCGGGCCAACTGGGACTCCCGCGAAGTGTTCGCCAAGGGTCGGTACACAGTAGCCGAAACCTTCTATGACCGGGCCGGTAAACCGTTTCATCCCGGGCTGCACTATTACGTAGGCGGCAACTCAAAGGTCTACGGCGCCGCACTATTCCGGCTTACCCCGGCAGATTTCGGACAAATCCGCCACCATGGCGGTATCTCACCGGCATGGCCGATCAGCTATGCCGAGCTGGAACCCTACTATGTCCAGGCCGAACACCAGTTCATGGTCCACGGGCGCCACGGGGAGGACCCCTTCGCCGGGGCATCCAGCCACGACTACGCGCACGCGCCGGTGAAACACGAAAAACGGATTCAGGAGCTCTCTGATGGGCTCGAAAAACTCGGACTCCATCCCTTCCACCTGCCTTTGGGCATCAATCTGGACCAGAATCCGGACGGCACTGCCACCGTCGGTTCGGCGTGCATCCGCTGTGACCGGGTCGACGGCTTCCCCTGCCTTCTGGGTGCTAAGTCGGATGCGGAAACAGCGGCGGTGAACCCGGCCCTGGCCTCCCACCCGAACCTGACCCTGATCACCCGGGCCACCGTCCAACGCCTCATAACCGATGAGTCCGGCCGCACAGTCACCGCGGTCCAGACCACCATGGAGGACGGAAGCTCCCGAACCTTCGCCGGAGACATCGTGGTCCTCTCCGCCGGGTCGATCCTCTCATCGGTTCTGCTGCTGCAGTCAGCCAACGACCGGCACCCGCGCGGGCTGGGGAACAGCTCCGACGTCGTCGGCCGGCACTACATGCGGCATAACAACGTCGGTTTGATGGCTGTGTCCAAAGAACCCAACCCCACCGTGTTCCAGAAGACACTTGCCTTGAACGATTTCTACGGCCCCAGTGCGGAATGGGAGTACCCCATGGGGAACATCCAAATGCTGGGAAAGTCCGACGACTGGCAGATCAAAGCCGAAGCGCCCAAACCGTTCGGGCTCGGACCGACCTCCGCCTTCGGGGCGGTCGCCTCGCACGCCCTTGATTTCTGGTTGGCTGCTGAAGATCTTCCTTTGCCCGAGAGCCGGGTGACGCTGCAAGCCGACGGGTCCGTCCGGCTGGCACTTCAGCCCGAAAACAATACCGAGGGCGTCAACCGACTTCGGAAAACCTTCGACGGCGTTTTGAACCGGCTCGATGCCCGTTCGACTTCCTTCGCGCGAAGCATCTACCCCCACAAAGACATGGACATCACAGCCACCGCCCATCAGGCAGGAACCGTCCGGTTCGGAACCGATCCCACGGCTGCAGCTCTGGATCTGGACTGCAAAGCCTACGACCTTGACAACCTCTATGTCGTCGACGGCAGTTTCATGCCTTCCATCGGTGCTGTGAACCCGACCCTGACCATCATCGCCAACGCTTTGCGCGTCGCTGACCGTATCGCTGAACGCATCCTCTGA
- a CDS encoding thioredoxin family protein: MRIELLYINECPNSDEAARRLGVALAALGHRGTTIHMRLIDSSEDTVGTGFAGSPTIAVDGADIFPGGAVVSDLACRIYRTPSGLAGLPTIDQIKEALTNHGL, encoded by the coding sequence ATGAGGATTGAACTGCTGTACATCAACGAGTGCCCGAACTCGGACGAAGCAGCCCGGCGCCTCGGCGTGGCTCTGGCCGCTTTGGGCCATCGAGGAACCACAATCCACATGCGGTTGATCGACTCTTCGGAGGACACCGTCGGCACCGGCTTCGCCGGATCCCCGACGATCGCCGTCGACGGAGCCGACATTTTCCCAGGCGGCGCAGTAGTCAGCGATCTCGCGTGCCGGATCTACCGAACCCCAAGCGGTCTGGCGGGCCTGCCGACCATTGACCAAATCAAGGAAGCCCTCACTAACCACGGACTTTAG